A stretch of the Streptomyces sp. NBC_01428 genome encodes the following:
- a CDS encoding exodeoxyribonuclease III: MLTVTSVNVNGLRAAAKKGFVGWLAETSADVLCLQEVRAEPGQLPEEVRAPEGWHVVHAPAAAKGRAGVSLYTRREPDAVRVGFGSEEFDASGRYVEVDLPGVTVASLYLPSGEVGTERQDEKIRFMAEFLGHLKGLRERAAADGREVVVCGDWNIAHQEADLKNWRANRKNSGFLPEERAWLGQVLDAADGGYVDVVRALHPDTEGPYSWWSYRGRAFDNDSGWRIDMHVCTPGLAAKAVKGFVERAATHEERWSDHAPVTVVYDL; the protein is encoded by the coding sequence GTGCTGACTGTGACCTCTGTGAATGTGAACGGGCTCCGGGCCGCCGCGAAGAAGGGTTTCGTGGGGTGGCTCGCGGAGACCTCCGCGGACGTGCTGTGCCTCCAGGAGGTGCGGGCCGAGCCCGGGCAGCTGCCCGAGGAGGTGCGCGCGCCCGAGGGCTGGCACGTCGTGCACGCCCCCGCCGCCGCCAAGGGCCGTGCCGGTGTGTCCCTCTACACACGCCGCGAGCCGGACGCCGTCCGCGTCGGCTTCGGGTCCGAGGAGTTCGACGCCTCCGGCCGCTACGTCGAGGTGGACCTGCCCGGCGTCACCGTGGCGAGCCTCTACCTGCCCTCCGGCGAGGTCGGCACCGAGCGGCAGGACGAGAAGATCCGCTTCATGGCGGAGTTCCTCGGCCACCTCAAGGGACTCAGGGAGCGCGCCGCCGCCGACGGGCGCGAGGTCGTCGTCTGCGGCGACTGGAACATCGCCCACCAGGAGGCCGACCTCAAGAACTGGCGCGCCAACCGCAAGAACTCCGGCTTCCTGCCCGAGGAGCGCGCCTGGCTGGGCCAGGTCCTCGACGCGGCCGACGGCGGCTACGTGGATGTCGTCCGCGCCCTGCACCCGGACACCGAGGGGCCCTACTCGTGGTGGTCGTACCGGGGGCGGGCTTTCGACAATGATTCAGGGTGGAGGATCGACATGCACGTCTGCACGCCCGGGCTCGCGGCCAAGGCGGTCAAGGGCTTCGTGGAGCGCGCCGCGACGCACGAGGAGCGCTGGTCCGACCACGCGCCGGTGACGGTCGTCTACGACCTCTGA
- a CDS encoding GNAT family N-acetyltransferase — protein sequence MNIRQVPFDHPDAVKLNDQVQAEYAERYGDDGDATHLDAWMFAPPVGLYLIAYDERDRPVATGGWRTQDENAEAYSDGDAELKRMYVVPEARGLGLARRVLAALEEDARAAGRVRMVLETGAKQPEAVSLYASSGYAPCAKFGYYRFHDLSLCYAKAL from the coding sequence ATGAACATCCGCCAGGTCCCCTTCGACCATCCCGACGCCGTGAAGCTCAACGACCAGGTGCAGGCCGAGTACGCCGAGCGCTACGGCGACGACGGCGACGCCACGCACCTCGACGCGTGGATGTTCGCCCCGCCCGTGGGCCTCTACCTGATCGCCTACGACGAGCGGGACCGGCCGGTGGCGACGGGCGGCTGGCGCACCCAGGACGAGAACGCCGAGGCCTACTCGGACGGCGACGCCGAACTCAAGCGCATGTACGTGGTCCCCGAGGCCCGCGGTCTCGGTCTCGCCCGGCGCGTCCTCGCCGCCCTGGAGGAGGACGCACGTGCGGCCGGCCGCGTCCGCATGGTCCTGGAGACCGGCGCCAAACAGCCCGAGGCGGTGTCCCTCTACGCGTCGAGCGGCTATGCCCCGTGCGCGAAGTTCGGCTACTACCGCTTCCACGATCTGAGCCTCTGCTACGCCAAGGCCCTCTAG